The following is a genomic window from Candidatus Polarisedimenticolaceae bacterium.
CCGGGTCGCCGCCCTGCACGGCGGGGCGCTCAGACTGCGCGGGCGCGTCGTCCGTCTCGAGGAGCTTCCCCCCGAGGGCCCCGACCGGTTCGAGGTCGGGGTCGTCTTCGAGCCCGAAGGGCAGCCGGGAGGCGCGGACCTCGTGGAGTTCCTCGAGCGATACCTGCAGCGCGGGGCGGGGCCGGCGGCATGAGGCGGCTGCTCGCGCTGGACACCTCCACCTGGTGGGCCGGCGTCGCGCTCGTCGAGGACGGGAGGGTGACCCTCGAGCGCCGACGGCACGTGACCGATTCCCACGCGGCGCGTCTGCTCCCGCTGATCGAGGCGGCGCTGGCGGATGCCGGGTGGGAGCGCGCGACGATCGACGCGTTCGCCGCGGTTCGCGGACCCGGATCGTTCACCGGGATCCGCGTCGGCCTCGGCCTGCTTCGCGGTCTCGCCCTCGCGTCGGGGCGTGCGTGCGTGGGCGTGGGAACGCTCGACGCGATGGCGCAGGACCGGGGGTCCGCCCCGGGGGCGAGGGTTCCGGTGCTCGACGCCTCCCGCGGGGAGGTCTTCGCCGCGGTGTTCGATCCGTCCGGCGTCCCGCCCGCGGCGACCCGCGAGGCGTGGCTGGGATCCCCGCGAAGCGTCGTCGAGGCGGCGCCGCGGGGTGCGGTCGCCTTCGGGCCGGGGGCGGAGAAATACGCCGCGCTCCTGGAGGCCGGGGGGCTCGCGGTGGAGCCGGGTCGGGCGGGGTGCGGCGTGGCGGGGGCGGCGGGTATCGTGGCATGGCGGCGCCTGGAAGCGGGCGCGCGGCACGGAGCGGATGTGGAGCCCCTGTACCTGAGGCCGGCGGATGCGGAACTGGCGCGCTGAGGTGGGCGCCGTCTCCGGGGTCGAAGACGACGCGATGCGCACGTCCGACCTCGACGCGGTGCTCGCGATCGAGCGCGCGGCGTTCCCGTCTCCGTGGGCGCGCGAGCACTTCCTCCACGAGATCCGGGGCAATCCGAACGCCTACAACCCGGTCGTGCG
Proteins encoded in this region:
- the tsaB gene encoding tRNA (adenosine(37)-N6)-threonylcarbamoyltransferase complex dimerization subunit type 1 TsaB, which codes for MRRLLALDTSTWWAGVALVEDGRVTLERRRHVTDSHAARLLPLIEAALADAGWERATIDAFAAVRGPGSFTGIRVGLGLLRGLALASGRACVGVGTLDAMAQDRGSAPGARVPVLDASRGEVFAAVFDPSGVPPAATREAWLGSPRSVVEAAPRGAVAFGPGAEKYAALLEAGGLAVEPGRAGCGVAGAAGIVAWRRLEAGARHGADVEPLYLRPADAELAR